A part of Papilio machaon chromosome 11, ilPapMach1.1, whole genome shotgun sequence genomic DNA contains:
- the LOC123721391 gene encoding uncharacterized protein LOC123721391 isoform X1, translating to MHRGKPKSITSDNGTNFVGTSNELAQFLVQSDLEGHMAQEGIEFKFVPAYTPHFNGLAERAVRSTKHHLKRLLQTTHLTYEEMATLLTQIEAVLNSRPLIPFSTDPTDFSALTPAHFLIGRSLMTVPQPQVPDVSITRLERFRRIELLKQHFWRRFCNEYVTLLQQKLKWHSSKSELKLGSLVLVKEKALPPLLWCLGRVIQLYPGSDGTARVAELKTRRGTIRRAFNNICPLPDF from the coding sequence GGGGAAGCCCAAAAGCATCACGTCCGACAATGGGACAAACTTCGTCGGCACTTCCAACGAGCTGGCTCAATTTCTGGTTCAGTCCGACCTTGAAGGTCACATGGCTCAGGAAggcattgaatttaaatttgtgcCTGCCTATACACCTCATTTCAACGGACTCGCCGAAAGAGCCGTGCGCTCTACAAAGCATCATCTTAAGCGGTTACTGCAAACCACTCATCTTACTTATGAGGAAATGGCGACTTTACTCACTCAAATAGAAGCTGTTTTAAATTCTCGCCCTCTCATTCCCTTTTCCACTGATCCTACAGATTTTTCCGCTCTAACCCCTGCTCACTTCTTAATTGGACGCTCGCTTATGACTGTTCCGCAACCACAGGTGCCTGATGTCAGCATCACCCGCCTGGAGCGATTTAGGAGGATTGAGCTTTTGAAGCAGCACTTTTGGAGGCGCTTCTGTAATGAATATGTAACTCTTTTGCAACAAAAGCTTAAGTGGCATTCTTCAAAATCCGAGTTGAAACTTGGTTCTCTCGTCCTCGTGAAGGAGAAAGCTCTCCCGCCATTGCTTTGGTGCTTGGGACGCGTCATTCAGCTTTATCCTGGCAGCGACGGCACCGCTAGAGTCGCTGAACTGAAGACAAGGAGAGGCACCATTCGAAGGGCATTTAATAACATCTGTCCCCTTCCAGATTTTTGA